A region from the Gossypium hirsutum isolate 1008001.06 chromosome A08, Gossypium_hirsutum_v2.1, whole genome shotgun sequence genome encodes:
- the LOC107930124 gene encoding uncharacterized protein produces the protein MAGFIMLFPKMVKAVVSFNVNIFWKAVLWTVAIASLPVRVLTALQRERMLEQHLHEIQFELETLVWDRKELEDHLQAAVRESRIMESMLIELEGEHDKAIARIELLEGELQDLKDENLRLKEVQGKAASSYRGHDATNKDKSLNTVDDNHVVPYSIASWVSNYKGSGISFQELMVNREVWEGKSKSTTEMINFLKAGPAPSGSVEVFSPGVQNLEVDTVIEQRKEVALSQTLFSAILSLLVGMIVWEAEDPCMPLVVALFTVVGMSLQSVVQFFFSIKNKPASDAVALLSFNWFIVGTLSYPALPKVTRMLAPLTLSLVDRIASWLGISFN, from the exons ATGGCTGGTTTTATAATGCTTTTCCCCAAG ATGGTAAAGGCAGTAGTTTCCTTCAACGTGAATATCTTCTGGAAAGCAGTACTTTGGACTGTTGCTATTGCATCTCTTCCTGTACGAGTGTTGACTGCCTTGCAGAGGGAAAGGATG CTGGAACAGCATCTACATGAGATTCAGTTTGAGTTGGAGACTCTTGTTTGGGACAGGAAGGAGCTTGAGGACCATCTCCAAGCAGCTGTTAGAGAAAGCAGAATTATGGAGTCAATGTTAATTGAACTTGAAGGGGAACATGACAAGGCTATTGCCAGGATTGAACTATTAGAGGGTGAG TTGCAGGATTTAAAGGATGAAAACCTTCGGCTGAAAGAAGTTCAAGGTAAAGCGGCAAGCAGTTATAGAGGTCATGATGCGACAAATAAAGACAAAAGTCTGAATACCGTTGATGATAATCATGTCGTTCCCTACAGTATTGCATCATGGGTTTCCAATTATAAGGGGAGTGGCATCTCCTTCCAGGAGCTGATGGTGAACAGAGAAGTATGGGAAGGTAAGAGCAAGAGTACTACTGAAATGATCAATTTCTTAAAAGCAGGCCCTGCACCAAGCGGATCCGTGGAAGTATTTTCACCCGGTGTTCAAAATTTGGAAGTTGACACTGTTATCGAACAACGAAAAGAGGTTGCACTTTCACAGACACTTTTTAGTGCAATATTATCACTCTTGGTTGGAATGATTGTCTGGGAAGCTGAAGATCCTTGCATGCCTCTTGTGGTGGCTCTCTTTACTGTTGTTGGCATGTCACTTCAAAGTGTGGTTCAGTTTTTCTTCAGTATAAAGAACAAACCTGCTTCTGATGCAGTTGCCCTATTGAGTTTCAATTGGTTCATAGTTGGGACACTCAGTTATCCAGCACTGCCAAAGGTTACCCGTATGCTGGCACCACTGACCTTGAGCCTCGTGGACAGAATAGCAAGCTGGCTTGGTATCTCATTCAACTAG